AGCATATTATGGTGGCCATTGATGCTATTTGAAGGGTGTACACTACGCTATGTCTTATGTCCCCCATTTAAAGCAGAGGGTTGTTAACCCATACACGGTCTCTATCCATTACTTCACTAGGAAATATAGATACAGCAAAATGAACATGCTCTGATGtgaaaatattctttttttccctttaggtCTTTTACACTAATGGCCTATCATTATTGGGTGTCTGACTCCTGGTACCCCTGCTGAACAACTGATTATAGGGCTCCCTGCCAACTGCTGCATCCCCTTCAATGATTATCCGACACCGCTCCAAAACGTTGGTAGCGGCTGTGCCTGATACTGCAGCTTAGTCCTGTTCAAGTTACTAGGACTGAATAATAGAAAGCTATAACACCCAACCTGTTAGACACCCACAGGAAAAAGCCATTGCGCTTGGAGCCAAATACCCACAAATCTGCTAAGATATGTATATTagaaaaatcaataaaaacatATCTGCACATATGTTGACAGAAAGGTCCATTGGATGCAGCTCTGGTTTAGCCCACATGCGTCGGTTGCAATTTATTACCAGCCCCAGCTACACAGCCTGCACAGAGAGTTATACTGCTGTTGTGCCATGCTCCCTGGAGGTTGAATATCTGGGAGTAAGGgtgggcaatatatatatatttttgtgctaggacaacccctttaaaaagggaaGCTGTCATCACTTTCAAGACCAtgagtcatctgggtggtcttcGTTGGCTTCTGCCTGCACCCCTGGGCTTGACTGATTgatctctccctatacccaaacaaGTAGAGATCCATCAAGGCTGGTGGTGCAGAAAGAAGTCACCGGAGACTGCCCAGATGGCTTGAAAGTAGTGACAtggtcccattaaaggggtactccgccccaagacatcttatcccctatccaaaggataggggataagatgtctgatcgcaggggtcctgccgctgggggccccaaacaatctccctgctgcacccagcgttcgtttagagcgtcggaggctcgtgaaatcatggccacgctccctcaatgcaagtctatgggagggggtgtgacggacgtcacgccccctcccatagacttgcattgagggggggtggccgtgacgtcacaagcagggcttggccgtgatgtcacgagcctccaccccgcattgcgtcatccagcatggagtgaagttcgctctgtgcaccggatgtctggggtgccgcagccaagatcgctggggtccccagcggcgggacccccacgatgagacagcttgtcccctatcctttaagtATCTCCAGTACTTAGACCCCTAGAAGGATGTATAAAAGATTATCATCTTCAATTGCCTCTGCTAACCTATTTTCAAATCTTAAACCAAATGTATTCTAATCTGCCACCCATTCTCCCCTCGGCCCCCAAACCAATTCCCAAAATACTCCTCCTGCTAAAACATGTCTGGCACCAACCTGCAAGACAAAATACAATTAATATAAAAAATGACTGTATTGCGTTCCCTTTCGCAGAAGCTAGAATAGTTGCAGCTTTCTAATTATCCTTTGTGTAATAGTAAAAGGAAATTAACCCAGTGAGCGACAATTGCAATTATCAGTACCCTGTCACCTCCTTGAGAACCGCTGCATCTCCATTCACATGGAGGAATTTAGCATTTGAGCCCCAGGCCCGTGGAAAGTCAACTTAGATCAGACAGCCACTGCCACAGTCTGGATAAACACACTATGCTTCCATAAATGCTACACATTACTCCAAAAATAGGgcaaatccccccccaaaaaaataaataaatatataatctcAAATAAGAGTTTTTGGTTTGAGTAGCTGGACTTCGAAAACTTCATTGTGCCGGACTCTGTGATGAAGAATGATATCACAGATGATCGAGGACAATATAAAATAATGTGGAAACTGTATGCCTGGTAAAATGCAACACACTACTGCCACCTAATGCAGACTAGGAGTCCAACGCTTCCTTCATGAAAGGATTCATCCAACGGCAGATTTTCTGGCACGGTGACTTGTGTTGATGCTATCGAGTCAAGCTGTTCTTAGAGAAAATATTTTGCCTTTTTTGTGGATTTTCAGAATATTCACTTGTCGTTTATTATGCATTTGTGAATGTATTTTTTATGTTGATATATGAACGGAATaacggcctttaaaggggtactccggtggaaaacttttttttttttaaatcaactggtgccagaaagttaaaggggttatccaggaaaaaacttttttttaaatatatatatatatatatatatatatatatatatatatatacatctatatctcaactggctccagaaagttaaacagatttgtaaatttctcctattaaaaaaatcttaattctttcagtacttatgagctgatgaagttgagttgttcttttcagtctctgatgacacgtgtctcgggaaccacccagtttagaagtaaatccccatagcaaacctcttctactctgtgcagttcccgagacaagcagagatgtcagcagagagcattgttgccagacagaaaacagcaactcaacttcagcagctgataattattgaaaggattaagattttttaatagaagaaatttacaaatctgtttaactttctggagccagttgagatatatatataagttttttcctggaatactcctttaaggttgttcttttctgtctaagtgctctctgattacacgtgtctcgggaaccgcccagtttagaagaggttagctatggggatttgcttctaaactgggcggttcccgagacacgtgtcatcagagagcacttagacagaaaagaacaaccttaaaggggtattccgcccctagacatcttatcccctatccaaaggataggggataagatgtcagatcgccgcggtcccgctgctggggacccccgggatccccgctgcagcaccgcgctatcattacagcacagagcgagtttgctctgtgcataatgacagacgatacgggggacggagcagcgtgacatcatggcgccacccattgtgacatcacggcccgtccccttaatgcaagtctgtggcagggggcgccacgccccctcacatagacttgtattgaaaggggcccctgtaccgcccatcattacgtgcagagcgaactcgctctgtgctgtaatgatagcgcggtgccgcagcggggatcccaggggtccccagcagcgggaccatggtgatctgacatcttatcccctatcctttggataggggataagatgtctaggggcggaatacccctttaacttcagaagctcataagtactgaaaggattaagattttttttttatagaagtaatttacaaatctgtttaactttctggagccagttgatacataaaaaaaaaagttttttcctggataacccctttaaacagctttgtaaattacttaaattaaaaaatctttaccttgccagtactttttagcagctgtttgctacagaggacattcttttcttttttgaatttcttttttgtcttgtccacagtgctctctgctgacacctgatgcccgtatcaggaactgtccagagcaggagaaaatccccatagcaaacctatgctgctccggacagttcctgacatggacaaaggtgtcagtagagagcacggtggacaagagaaaaaaattcaaaaagaaaagaatttcctctgtagcatacagctgctaaaaagtactggaagggtaaagattttttaatagaagtaatttacagatctgtttaacttactggcatcagttcattaaaaaaataaaaataaaagttttccactggagtacccctttaagtaaatataaaaagttttcatgTACTGCATATACCCTCATCTCTGTCACTAAAATAGTTCCATGCTTACACTTAGTATGTAACTCAAGTTAGGTGGTAGAGCTTGACAGCAGTGGTCTACTACAGCATCATACATGCTAGCAGTGAGCACTTTAAATCACTTTAAAAAGGGTCGTCTCTTAAAGACTTCCCGCTTGcgaaattctgcctcaaattaaatcccatagacttctatgggattccgcactcccattcacacttctgaattttggCTTGCGGAAATGTGAATGGGAGtgaggaatcccatagaagtctatgggatttaatttgaggcagaattccacaagtggaaattctgccgtgtgaatagacccttagtaaTTCTGACCAGCCCAataggagtaactgaaaaaacctggAATGTAGGTGGCCCATGAGGACTGGGTTAAGGACCACTGATCTAAATTGTGGACCCAATAATTTCATGATTGGGTCCTACAAGGCTCATACTGCTCAAGACTAACGATGCTTAGACATGTAGGAGCAACGCTACTAAATCTGTTGATGTCAGCAGGCTTATGTAAACGGGGTGTGCTGACCAAATTGAGTGTACATGTCTATGACCAAAGGGTGTTTGGACAATACCGAATACCGAAGATATATGGGTACGTTAGGCTGTGTCCACACATTGCAGTAACACAACTAATTACTGCAAACATTTTTGCTGTGAATGgccaaaatcactgtaaaaatggGGCATTATCATAATTATGTTAACTGTATACATCACAGTAAGGTGCACAATTTCTTTTGGCCATTTGCAGCAGAAATGCACACACTGGTTAGTTGAGCTATCACAACGTGTcaacacagccttaaaggggtactctgccactagacatctcatcccctatcctccctgctgcacccggcatttgtttagagcattgggtgcagcaccggaggcttgtgatgtcactgcagcaccctgctcgtgacatcacagctataccccctcaatgcaagactataggagggggcgtgatggctgtcacgccccctcccatagacttgcattgaagtgcacagccgtgatgtcacgagcctctgctccgcattgccagtcatccggcctgGAGCAAAGTTGGCTCCGTGCATCGTATGTATAAGGTGCCACAGCCAAAATTGCAggggcccccagcggcgggaccccacgatcagacatcttatcccatatcctttggataggtgataagatgtctaagggtggagtacccctttaaagaggcaccTATTGAGCTGAAAAGACCATGGATatatacctttaaaaaaaattaagtaagaacacaagaataccagtaagAATAATGAATCTGGTAAATCATTAACAATAGGAGGTAcaacagtttttctttttcaaattaaAGTGAAAACTTTAAATTGGTGCTACACATTCTGCCAAATGAGCAAATTCAAGGCTATGGGCACTTTAGTAGgcctttttttaaccaaatataaaaattaacttttcgaataaaataaacatttttgataTTCTTAAAAATTTTGAATTGAATTCTATGTAAGCTACTTCCCGCTCTCTGTTACTTCTGTGTATCCACAGGCTGCCTAATTTCATTTGAAGCTAAATCTATCATAGACTTCatctggtggctcagtcttcgaTCAGTCCGGTCTGTTCTTAAGTCATCATCTAAGCTAAGTTATGGTCAAATAAAAGGTTCCTATAGAccagggtctcaaactggtggcccgccagatgttgcaaaacttcaactcccagcattcccgacagccgtttgctgcagcaaatagctgtctgggcatgtccaggcatgctgggagttgaagttttgcaacatctggagggccaccagtttgagacccctgctataGAAACAAGAGCAAAGTCATCTGAACCAGCCAATCTCAGTGGGAGTTGGCAGGCTATTTTCTGTACTatacatggggtggggggggggggggggtatgtgccaACTCCCCGACAGATGATGTTTGAAGAAGGAAGGATACTTTGATTTTCTCATAATAGACCTTATGTGAAGGCAAGAGTGACAGGAGACCAAGCTACCAGACCAGATCTCTGACAGATATCACTGTGAACCAGATTCTGatgcaaaaaactaaatatttaaaaatgtttaataaaaacccgggccaaaaaaaaaattataataattatatatatatatatatatattacatacatatatgtgtatgtcaTATATAGatattggtgtatatatatatattttgttgtgtgattgtatatatatatatatatatatatatatatatatatatatatatatatagataaaaggtagaagcggcactccggcTTGTAGGTGAAATAATCACAAAatgtattcacacatctgtgcaggcaacgtttcggctcgacaatagagcctttctcaaatatatatatacacacacacacacattatatatatatacacacacacacacacacacacacacacacacaccaaggtCTGCAATACACCCTGCCCGATCACTCACTCTGTACACTCTATGCAAAAGGCGGACCCAACATCTGCATCATTCTCTGAATAATTATTCTTATGCATTTTGGAAAATAAGAATattaatataaaaagaaaataaaaggaaaaaatgataaagagaaaaaaaagaaaaaaaatcacacatacaCAAAAGCACTTTTCCCCCCATTTTTACAGGTCTCTTCTGTAAACAGTAATTTCCATACACACAACAGCTGCAGGCGCATTCCAAAACCGATCTGCACTGACCCAAAAATTCAAGCAGATCTAAAATGGGCGAAGAAAAATTCATAGTGATGGGGTCGGACAATGGCATTGAATTAGTTTCATAGAGTTATTGTCTCTGCAACAATTGTTGAGCATTCATCACTTGGAATAATGTAAATTCATATCCACTTTCCAACAAGCCAGGCACCTCATTTCCATAGAGACTTGGCTAGCTGCCACCGCTACCCATGTGCCTATTTACTCCTAATTTACGTTTCCACCAGGGCACGTCTTAGACTAAATAGTGACGCTCCATGTTGTTCCTGGAATCTATTTTAAGATATActtctatataagtagagtataccACTGTGTGAGCAAATGGTTCAGACATAATATCAATTTACTAGAGGAAAACAAGAACATTTTGGATACACACTGCTCTTCTGGTCTACTTCGTCTGTTAAGAAAATGAAAATCAGTGCTAAAAAAGGATGTTTTACAACACAAAAGGGGTTTTCTGGAATTTTGATATTAATGGACTATACTAAAAATAGGCCTATAATATCAaagtcccagaaaacccctttagggaACAAAACATCCTTTTTAGCACGGATTTTCATTTTGTTAACATAATAAGTAGAGCAGAAAAGTACTACGTATCTGAAATGTTCTTCTTTTCCTCGTCTGACCATCAGATTGGAGGAAGGCTATGGCACTCCTGGGAGCACTATGACAGACACTGCTCCATGCATTCTGTAACAGTTGTGTGACTTGAataggactgagctgcaataccaggtacaGCCTCTATCAACAGTATGGTGCTGTGTCTGGGATGCACAGCTCATCAGAAAGCCTCTGCCCCTTCAATCCGCTAATCAGTGCAAGTGCTGGGTCTCCAATTATCCAAGAACAGgccatttatataaaaaaaaggtcatGAAAAAACCCTTTTAAAGCAATTGTCCAGTCTCCTAACTGGACATTCCTTAATGATTGGTCAgtgccgaaaaaaaaaaaatgtagtactcATCACCCTTCCTTCCACAGACAGCATATAAATGTGGGCCGGTAGATCTTACCATATTGCTGCAGGGAAGTGGATTTCTAACAGTGATGACAGGAAACCCCCCTCCCTGTGATGTCTGCATGCATATGTCAATTAGCACATTTCAATCATATACTTTAAGGGCATACCCACAGGATATACCAAAAATGCCCCATAAGAGAAAATATTATAGGTGGCTACCAGCAAAACAGCAGTTCCGTGACGATTCATGGAGGTAGTACTCTCTAAAGACTGCAATGAAGAAGTGGCCATGCAATACCATGCCATTTCCGTAAACTACCATAGACGTCATTAAAGAACTGGTACTTGGGACTAGTTAACAGGAGTTAGCTTTTCCCCAATAAGGATGAGACCATGGAGTTTCATATGGATGGTGCAGATTAAGCAAAAAGTATCTATATCCATATATGTTCAAGCTAAGACAAACTCTGCAAATGGTGGCTGAAAAAGGGACATATAAATGCTCCAAATCTGAACTATTCTTCAAGtggttgtcccttcctttcctacaTCAGATGATAAAGACTGGTACTACAAGCCAATACCTACTGAAGTTAGCAGTTAAGGAAACGTCCTACAGTGCAGCATGATCCTCAAATGATGGGAGCCACCCTTAGAGTGGCCTTAGAGAGTAAATGTTCTAATATTTCTTGTATTCACATCAAAAAGCATAAATCTTCCATGTTATTCCAGTATATGGTCATGGAATACTTGGTGACTTGATCTGAGTTGACTGAATTGATGTTTGTCGAGGACTTTCATGAAagcaaataacttttttttttttttttcatccaagcAATGGCTGACATGGTAGATTAGAGGGTGGGCACACATGTGCCAGCCCTAACAACAAATAAACGTTTTGGAGGTGAAATTGACAGGAACCAGGCTGGGTTCTCATCCAATTGCCAGTGGGAAACTAAAGGCAGGAGCTCATCTACATATGCACATCAGACAGCCCGGAGTCTGGCCATTCTTTAGCAATTCTCCACACATGTCAAATGAAAGATGAGCTTACAGTGTATCTTCTTCTCTTCTCCAGGTCTCCAACAAAGATCTGAGTGGACATATTCTGCACCAAGAACAAGGGTTGTCTGGACTGAAAATGCTCTACTGTAGATAACCCATATTAACGTTGTTAGGAAGACATTCTTTATGTACAGAGCCCACAGACAAGTCATAAGGGTCCACAGACAAGTCATAAGGGTcaataagggtctgttcacacgccTCTCATTTGAGGTGGAAAAATCTTATAGGATTTCGAATCCAGATCAGAAAACAGCCCATTTCCAAGAGGATTTTTTGGTCACAGTTTTCAATTTTAAAACCTACCTGTCTCTTTATAAAATATTTGCCTTGTTGTAGAGAAAGGTCACAAGTTTTAATCATTCAGGGGTCTAAGttttcagaccctgaccaattgcTAGAATGAGCAGCAAGAAAGGCATGCAGCTAAATTCTTCCTTCCCCGCTCTCTGTGCGTGTGACCAAGACAGTCCCATACACCTACATTGGAACTCAGTAATCACTTAGCTCGTACTTTTAACCGCTTGTTCTAGCGATTGGTCTGGGTCTGAacccagaccccaaccaatcatgtcaaaagttgttctaAATTGACAGTGCTAATTTAACAAGCAGAATTAACACAGATTCCATTGTTGTCCTCCTCCACATACCATTTTCTTATACAGTGAAACAGGAAGGAGAACATTGATATTTTTGCCCAAATTTTTTAattgagaaaataaataaattgcaaaTTACTAATAGATGTTACAAAGTTACACAAAAACACCTAAAGATTGCATGAGCCACTTTGATAAGTCCGGCACATCCTTGGACTGCCCAGTTTTACTTTACACTGCATAGGAATTAGGCTGTGTAAGTCAATCTGCCCCACTATCTGTCAACATAGAATGCAGGTAGCTTAtgtacggcaaaacaaaaaatgatttaGTTCTTTTAAGGTTTTGGCCTTCTTCACTAATTTATTATTGGTGCGCATGGTCACAATGGTCAAATATGacatttttgtgcatttttttcagttttttttgcatCTGGGGTGAGTTATGCATCCTTGCAGGAGAGTCTTCTATGAAAGGTTCAACCAGGTACAACATTTGTACAAATGTTAGGGACAGTTCTTACTCTGAAGTGGAGATACAGGTACCCCCTCCGACTGAAGCTTAGGCCATCTAACTCCTTTATTACTGTTaattctaattattattattattactactactactaataataatatttgtTTATATAACACCCTTGGTTGCAGGTCAATAGGCGCTTTTGATTTATACTGGCACATCTGTATTTTGCCCAGAACTCAGTTCATAATATGCTCACATGAAAATGGCCTAAGGCGGTACATTTATTCTGGTTCAGTAGTTCAATGAGTAGCTCAAAAGCAACACAAGTATGGCACCTGGTATACTTCATGTAAAACGTATGTTGTATGTAATGTTTTGGCATTCTGAATGACACAAATGACCTATAGAGGAATCAGCTTTTTCACTTCCATAATTTTTAAAagctaaaacaaaaacaaagaaaccATTTATTTTTAACTCAAGAGCCAAGGTATTTTAATTTTCATTTCTTACAAAAATAAGAAATTCTAAcctttaacaaaaacaaaaaacaataataaataaaaaaaagaaaaaagggggttgGGTGGAGAAAATATTCCTCGAGGGTTGAAAAGCCAGGAAGTTATTGTGATTGGCTGGACCCACTGCTGGTGTAGGGATACAGGGGGGAAAATGCATAACATTAGGAATCAGTAGTGGGTGGGGAGGAAGGAGCAGATAAATCAATAGTGTTGGTCTGGGTGGAGGTGGACACATCCTCAAGGGTATTCTGATGGCCAACGAATGACTGGAGGTCATTGATTAGAGACTCAACATCAAGCAGGGGGTCAGGGGAGTCAAAGACCGCTGCTGCACAATAGACATATGACATAAAATTGTGTCGGACTTCGGGACGCATCCGGCGGCAGCTAGATGCCATCTCGCGGCCAAAGCGGTCAAATTTGTCATTGCTGTGGACCCTCTGGATTAACTCCCTGTCTGATGCTCGGAGGGTTCTCTGACCCTGCCTACGAGTGTGAGCTGGGTGGACAGTGGGGTGAGGATGTGCTACTCGGGTAGGCACTGGAGCAACAGCAGATGTTTTGGCTGATGGTAAGGCAATTGCTGGTGTGTGCATTCTTGACAGTCCTGCTTGGTTCCCCTCCAATTCCTCTTTGACCTCTGCTGATAGTGTAGGATTTGGCTTCCACTCCTGCTGGTCAAGTGCAGCTGGAAACTCTGCCAGGCTTTCTCTTTCCCAATTACTGCCTTCAGATCTGTTTAAAACACAGAACTACAATTCCAAAACGGTACAcaaaatagggggaaaaaaatcctATATATTTAATACTTACGGCTTGGGTCCCCTGCTGAACAGTAGAAACAGCAGTTCATCATAGAATGGTACCTGCGAGGGAGAGGACCCACGTCTTTCAGCTTTGCGATGCTTCTTAAGAAAAAAGTCTTGCAAAGATATCCACTTCTTTCTTAGGTCCTCCTCTAAAAGAAGTATAATGTCAAAATTATATTCCTCCCTCACAGCGACTGTTTACTG
The sequence above is a segment of the Hyla sarda isolate aHylSar1 chromosome 6, aHylSar1.hap1, whole genome shotgun sequence genome. Coding sequences within it:
- the DNAJC24 gene encoding dnaJ homolog subfamily C member 24 isoform X1 codes for the protein MTSEDEDWYSILGAHPSDSQAQLKQKYQKLALLVQAHPVLWKENYNCYGDQHLQNQAWKRICEALCPDWVKLTQLQQEVFEEDLRKKWISLQDFFLKKHRKAERRGSSPSQVPFYDELLFLLFSRGPKPSEGSNWERESLAEFPAALDQQEWKPNPTLSAEVKEELEGNQAGLSRMHTPAIALPSAKTSAVAPVPTRVAHPHPTVHPAHTRRQGQRTLRASDRELIQRVHSNDKFDRFGREMASSCRRMRPEVRHNFMSYVYCAAAVFDSPDPLLDVESLINDLQSFVGHQNTLEDVSTSTQTNTIDLSAPSSPPTTDS